Proteins encoded in a region of the Vicia villosa cultivar HV-30 ecotype Madison, WI linkage group LG5, Vvil1.0, whole genome shotgun sequence genome:
- the LOC131601755 gene encoding probable fucosyltransferase 7: MYMASEILQILKDKKKAISMRLKMSFVVFVRALLIVIMVTLIYQNASFVQFEMFSEDIKMKGMVQKNITSRGPNATINVRQNITHEKVGVKDEIDAKFKKFIGSKNILLTNSTNNSTPTSSKGIIDDNEEKLLDGLLVSGFDQASCISRLQSHFYHKSSPHKPSPYLISKLRKYEEIHRKCGPNTRAYNRDMEIIVNSKNNNDSSRALTTCKYIIWVPAYGLGNQIISIVSSFLYALLTDRVMLVKFGKDKEGLFCEPFLNSTWLLPEKSPFWNARNVQSYQRTIDMELSNTLNEDLPLALHVDLRYSPSHDERFFHCDHSQFLLSKIPLLFLEAGQYFVPSFFMTPIFQKELNKMFPEITSIFHHLVRYLFHPSNEAWKLITSFYQQHLAKANEIIGLQIRVLNTESTPHELFMNRILNCTLENKLLPNVLDTKNTSMSSNGKNKTIIKAILVASLYSQYSENLKMMYMNKSTVTGEIIEVYQPSSEKKQIFDDNKHNLKAWVDMYLLSLSDELVTTYQSTFGYVAKGLGNSKPWILYNPAHDIEICEREFTLEPCYHSPPRHYCDSGDVIEDVASSFPNIRRCKDFRYGWKLVNSSA; the protein is encoded by the exons ATGTATAT GGCAAGTGAAATACTTCAAATCttgaaggataagaagaaagcaATTTCAATGAGACTTAAAATGTCTTTTGTTGTGTTTGTGAGAGCTCTCTTAATAGTTATCATGGTTACTTTAATTTACCAAAATGCTAGTTTTGTGCAATTTGAGATGTTTTCAGAAGACATTAAAATGAAGGGCATGGTTCAGAAGAACATTACATCTAGAGGGCCAAATGCTACCATTAATGTGAGACAAAATATAACACATGAAAAAGTTGGAGTAAAAGATGAGATTGATGCCAAATTCAAAA AATTTATTGGCTCTAAAAATATCTTGTTGACTAATTCAACAAATAATTCAACTCCAACCTCGTCAAAAGGGATCATTGATGACAACGAAGAGAAATTACTTGATGGACTTTTAGTTTCTGGATTTGATCAAGCATCATGCATAAGCAGGTTACAATCTCATTTTTATCACAAATCTTCTCCGCATAAACCTTCTCCATATTTGATATCCAAACTAAGAAAATATGAAGAAATTCATAGAAAATGTGGACCAAACACTAGAGCTTACAATAGAGATATGGAAATTATTGTAAACTCTAAGAACAATAATGATTCATCTCGTGCTTTAACCACTTGCAAATACATTATTTGGGTACCCGCATATGGTTTAGGTAACCAAATAATTAGTATAGTTTCATCATTTCTTTACGCGCTCCTAACAGATCGTGTTATGCTCGTAAAATTCGGAAAAGACAAAGAGGGATTATTTTGCGAGCCATTTCTAAATTCAACTTGGTTGTTACCGGAGAAATCACCTTTTTGGAATGCAAGAAATGTTCAATCATATCAAAGAACTATAGATATGGAACTATCCAATACATTAAATGAAGATTTGCCATTAGCTTTGCATGTGGACTTAAGATATAGTCCATCACATGATGAGAGATTTTTTCATTGTGATCACAGTCAATTTCTCCTCAGTAAAATTCCTCTATTATTTTTGGAAGCAGGTCAGTATTTTGTTCCTTCTTTTTTCATGACAccaatttttcaaaaagaattaaACAAAATGTTTCCAGAAATTACTTCAATTTTCCATCATTTGGTACGCTACTTATTTCACCCTTCAAACGAAGCGTGGAAACTAATCACTAGTTTCTATCAACAACACCTTGCTAAAGCGAATGAAATAATCGGACTTCAAATAAGAGTATTGAATACTGAATCAACTCCACACGAACTTTTCATGAATCGAATTTTAAATTGCACATTAGAGAATAAATTACTTCCAAATGTACTTGATACAAAAAACACTTCAATGTCTTCTAATGGCAAAAACAAGACGATTATAAAAGCTATTCTCGTGGCATCATTATATTCACAATATAGTGAGAATTTGAAGATGATGTATATGAATAAATCAACGGTTACTGGAGAAATAATTGAGGTTTATCAACCAAGTAGTGAAAAGAAACAAATATTTGATGATAATAAGCATAATTTGAAGGCTTGGGTTGATATGTATTTACTTAGTTTATCTGATGAATTGGTAACTACATATCAATCTACTTTTGGCTATGTTGCTAAGGGATTaggaaattcaaaaccatggATTCTTTATAATCCTGCTCATGATATAGAGATTTGTGAACGTGAGTTTACATTAGAGCCATGTTATCATTCTCCTCCTAGACATTATTGTGATAGTGGAGATGTTATTGAAGATGTTGCTTCCTCTTTTCCTAATATTCGACGTTGTAAGGATTTTCGTTATGGGTGGAAGTTAGTTAATAGTTCTGCTTAA